A section of the Streptomyces sp. Je 1-369 genome encodes:
- the tgmA gene encoding putative ATP-grasp-modified RiPP — MFNHMDRFPTGSPLPQGQLTATPWGLRRIAPYPPTEEAAYATVKLDPETQTARYFDTSGAPTMAPGHGTSSGTNPATGTTGQGDRNSDSPDSDTGNDTDQ, encoded by the coding sequence GTGTTCAACCACATGGATCGCTTTCCCACAGGCAGTCCGCTGCCCCAGGGACAACTGACCGCAACCCCATGGGGCCTACGTCGCATCGCCCCCTACCCGCCCACAGAGGAGGCCGCCTACGCGACAGTGAAACTGGACCCGGAGACACAGACCGCCCGGTACTTCGATACCTCCGGGGCACCCACCATGGCCCCGGGCCACGGCACGTCCTCCGGCACGAACCCCGCGACCGGCACCACGGGCCAGGGCGACCGCAACAGCGACTCCCCGGACAGCGACACAGGGAACGACACCGACCAGTGA
- the tgmB gene encoding ATP-grasp ribosomal peptide maturase — protein sequence MTHDDRPVLVITNLDDPTADFVIAELHGRGVPVVRFDSGDFPATLSCSVAIGGTDRWWQGSLETPSRRADVSAVRSVYYRRPAGFAFPHLDKQDERFAVAQARYGLGGILTSLPHCLYVNHPNRIGDAEYKPAGLAAAAACGFMVPPTMITNVPDDARFFIEECGAVIFKPIAVPLYVVDGRAQTVSVTEVTADQIDHSVSGTMHLFQKRVDKIADIRATVIGGQTFAVRIDSGLLDWRTDYGTHTYTPLATPPAVEQSMRAYLQHFGLVFGAFDFALTERGEWIFIECNPSGQWAWMEPPTGLPMTAALADLLEGGLRGR from the coding sequence GTGACGCATGACGATCGCCCGGTCCTGGTCATCACCAATCTCGACGACCCGACCGCGGACTTCGTGATCGCCGAACTGCACGGCCGGGGTGTACCGGTCGTGCGGTTCGACTCCGGCGACTTCCCCGCCACCCTGTCGTGTTCGGTCGCGATCGGCGGCACCGACAGGTGGTGGCAGGGAAGCCTGGAGACCCCGAGCCGCCGTGCCGACGTGAGCGCCGTACGTTCTGTGTACTACCGGCGCCCCGCTGGATTCGCCTTCCCCCACCTCGACAAGCAGGACGAGCGGTTCGCTGTGGCACAGGCGCGTTACGGGCTCGGCGGCATCCTGACCTCTCTGCCTCACTGCCTGTACGTCAACCATCCGAACCGCATCGGCGATGCCGAGTACAAGCCGGCCGGGCTCGCGGCAGCGGCGGCGTGCGGCTTCATGGTTCCGCCCACGATGATCACGAACGTTCCCGACGACGCACGATTCTTCATCGAGGAGTGCGGCGCGGTCATCTTCAAGCCGATCGCGGTCCCGCTCTACGTGGTCGACGGCCGGGCTCAGACCGTCTCCGTGACGGAGGTGACCGCCGACCAGATCGACCATTCGGTGTCCGGCACCATGCACCTTTTCCAGAAACGGGTGGACAAGATCGCCGACATCCGGGCGACGGTGATCGGCGGGCAGACCTTCGCGGTACGCATCGACTCCGGCCTCCTCGACTGGCGTACGGATTACGGCACGCACACGTACACGCCGCTTGCCACGCCACCCGCGGTCGAACAGTCAATGCGCGCCTATCTGCAGCACTTCGGACTCGTCTTCGGTGCGTTCGACTTCGCCCTGACCGAACGCGGGGAGTGGATCTTCATCGAGTGCAACCCTTCCGGACAGTGGGCATGGATGGAACCACCGACCGGCCTGCCCATGACTGCCGCACTCGCGGACCTCTTGGAAGGAGGACTCCGTGGCCGATGA
- a CDS encoding ATP-binding protein — protein MTTTDADPSTTDAPGFSETVPCEPESARRARLLVCAALDTWDIGELAESGALIVSELISNAVSHTRCRVIRVVVQRETAEVIRIGVADKGRGTPEPGWPDDRSEGGRGLLLVQSLSWRWGYDLHHRGKLVWAELRL, from the coding sequence GTGACGACAACCGACGCCGACCCAAGCACGACCGATGCTCCGGGCTTCAGCGAGACGGTGCCGTGCGAGCCGGAATCCGCACGCCGTGCACGCCTGCTTGTCTGCGCAGCTCTGGACACGTGGGACATAGGCGAGTTGGCCGAGTCAGGCGCGCTGATTGTTTCCGAGCTGATCAGTAATGCCGTCAGCCACACGCGATGTCGCGTGATTCGTGTGGTGGTTCAGCGCGAGACGGCCGAAGTCATCCGGATCGGCGTGGCCGACAAGGGCCGGGGCACTCCCGAACCGGGTTGGCCGGACGACCGTTCCGAGGGTGGCCGTGGCCTACTCCTCGTGCAGTCGCTGAGCTGGCGGTGGGGCTACGACCTGCACCACAGGGGGAAGCTCGTCTGGGCCGAGCTGCGGCTGTAG